In Providencia rettgeri, the following proteins share a genomic window:
- the phnV gene encoding 2-aminoethylphosphonate ABC transport system, membrane component PhnV, with product MLIWSKKGRAIATIIAISLFCLLFLLPLVMILMSSFSRQWNGILPSGFTFEHFVNAFSGPAWDAILSSLVVGFSASLFALFCGLWAALALRRHSGKIQKWLSIAFYLPSAIPSVSIGLGILVAFSQGYLQMNGTFWIVFSAHFVLISAFTFSNVSTGLARISPDIENVAFSLGASPWYRLCHVTLPLLMPWMISALALSLSLSLGELGATMMLYPPGWATLPVSIFSLTDRGNIADGSALTIVLVSVTLFLMFKLEKIAIKLGQK from the coding sequence ATGTTGATATGGTCTAAAAAAGGGCGAGCAATCGCGACTATCATTGCCATCAGCTTATTTTGTTTATTATTTTTGCTGCCTTTAGTGATGATTTTAATGTCAAGTTTCAGCCGACAATGGAATGGTATTTTACCTTCAGGCTTCACTTTTGAACATTTTGTGAACGCGTTTAGTGGGCCTGCTTGGGATGCCATATTATCGAGCCTAGTGGTTGGTTTTAGTGCCAGTCTATTTGCACTGTTTTGTGGGCTTTGGGCTGCGTTAGCATTAAGAAGACACAGCGGGAAAATACAAAAGTGGCTGAGTATCGCATTCTATCTACCCAGTGCAATTCCTTCTGTTTCTATTGGGCTTGGGATCCTTGTGGCATTCAGCCAAGGCTATTTACAAATGAATGGTACCTTTTGGATTGTATTTAGTGCTCACTTTGTGTTGATTTCTGCTTTTACGTTTAGCAATGTTTCCACTGGCTTAGCGCGTATTTCTCCCGATATTGAAAATGTGGCTTTTAGCTTAGGCGCTTCCCCTTGGTATCGTTTATGCCATGTCACCCTACCACTATTGATGCCATGGATGATTTCAGCACTGGCATTAAGTTTATCGCTGTCCTTAGGAGAACTCGGCGCCACAATGATGTTGTATCCCCCCGGCTGGGCCACTTTACCCGTATCCATTTTCAGTTTAACCGATAGAGGCAATATTGCAGATGGCTCCGCTCTGACGATTGTGTTAGTTTCAGTAACATTATTCCTAATGTTTAAACTTGAAAAAATAGCAATAAAATTAGGGCAAAAATAA
- the phnW gene encoding 2-aminoethylphosphonate--pyruvate transaminase, with product MTNNHYLLLTPGPLTTSKTVKDAMLFDSCTWDDDYNLGVVQNIRQQLVTLATDKKGYSSVLLQGSGSYAVEAVLGSAIGAKEKIFIISNGAYGARMAQMAEGLGISHCIYDCGEVSLPDLQQIEQILQQDNQITHIAMVHCETTTGILNPIEKVAKLAKQYQKRYIVDAMSSFGGIPMDIAELNIDFLISSANKCIQGVPGFAFVIARTEALEYCKGQSRSLSLDLYAQWRCMEDFNGKWRFTSPTHTVLAFAQALKELMQEGGVAARFQRYQRNQHKLVSGMRELGFTTLLEDSLHSPIITAFYSPNSPDYQFKKFYQNLKSQGFVIYPGKVSQSDCFRIGNIGEVYEKDIDALLLAIEKAIYWEI from the coding sequence ATGACAAACAACCATTATTTGCTATTAACGCCGGGGCCGCTCACAACGTCTAAAACGGTAAAGGACGCTATGCTGTTTGATAGCTGCACATGGGATGATGATTATAATTTAGGCGTTGTCCAAAACATCCGCCAACAGTTAGTCACATTGGCAACCGACAAAAAGGGGTATTCGTCGGTGTTACTGCAGGGAAGTGGGAGTTATGCGGTTGAAGCTGTTTTAGGTAGCGCGATTGGCGCTAAGGAGAAAATTTTTATTATCAGTAATGGTGCCTATGGGGCTCGAATGGCGCAAATGGCTGAAGGTTTAGGTATTTCCCATTGTATTTATGATTGTGGTGAAGTGTCACTGCCTGATCTACAGCAGATTGAGCAGATATTACAACAAGATAACCAGATCACGCATATTGCGATGGTGCATTGTGAAACGACGACAGGAATTTTAAACCCAATAGAGAAAGTTGCGAAATTAGCGAAGCAGTATCAAAAACGCTATATCGTGGATGCAATGAGTAGTTTTGGTGGGATCCCCATGGATATTGCTGAGCTTAACATTGATTTTTTAATTAGTTCAGCAAATAAATGTATTCAAGGAGTTCCGGGGTTTGCTTTTGTTATCGCTCGTACTGAGGCACTTGAATACTGTAAAGGGCAATCCCGTTCGTTATCGTTAGATTTGTACGCGCAGTGGCGTTGTATGGAAGATTTCAACGGTAAATGGCGATTTACTTCACCAACTCATACTGTATTAGCGTTTGCTCAAGCACTTAAGGAGCTCATGCAAGAAGGCGGGGTTGCTGCTCGGTTTCAACGTTATCAGCGAAATCAACATAAGTTGGTGTCTGGTATGCGTGAATTAGGTTTTACCACATTGTTAGAAGATAGCCTCCATTCGCCGATTATCACTGCATTTTATTCACCAAATTCACCTGATTACCAATTTAAGAAATTTTATCAAAATTTAAAATCACAAGGCTTTGTTATTTATCCGGGTAAGGTCTCGCAAAGCGACTGTTTTCGTATTGGAAACATTGGTGAGGTTTATGAAAAAGACATCGATGCATTGTTGTTAGCAATAGAAAAAGCCATTTACTGGGAAATATAA
- the phnR gene encoding phosphonate utilization transcriptional regulator PhnR translates to MKLSADETPQYLLIKAQLQGRIQNGELKCGDKLPSERELCAIFNTTRITIRESLAQLESSGVIYRSERRGWFVTPERLWLDPTQNTNFHKLCLEQGRQPKTVLLDGKVITVPLEAMEPLKLQSFEQIYLLTRLRFADDRPVCYCENHCLPARVPELLRHDLNGSLTEVYETHFNLIYTSMHLSFYPTAMPAQAAQALGVTVGRPALLLQRLNYDQHGRILDYDVEYWRHDSLRIEVDTL, encoded by the coding sequence ATGAAATTATCAGCGGATGAGACCCCACAATACCTGCTTATCAAAGCCCAATTACAAGGAAGAATTCAAAATGGTGAGCTAAAATGTGGTGATAAACTCCCTTCAGAACGCGAACTTTGTGCTATTTTTAATACAACACGCATCACTATTCGTGAAAGTTTGGCACAGTTAGAGTCCAGTGGGGTAATTTACCGCTCTGAGCGCCGCGGTTGGTTTGTCACACCTGAGCGCCTTTGGTTAGACCCAACCCAAAATACTAATTTTCATAAACTTTGCCTCGAACAAGGTCGCCAACCGAAGACAGTTTTACTGGATGGAAAAGTTATTACCGTTCCTCTCGAAGCTATGGAGCCGTTAAAACTTCAATCATTTGAACAAATTTATTTACTCACCCGCCTACGTTTTGCTGATGACAGACCCGTTTGTTACTGTGAGAACCATTGTTTACCTGCTCGCGTTCCTGAACTGCTACGACACGACCTCAACGGCAGCCTAACGGAGGTATACGAAACCCATTTCAATTTAATTTATACCAGTATGCACTTGTCTTTCTATCCCACTGCAATGCCAGCTCAAGCCGCGCAAGCACTGGGGGTTACTGTTGGTCGTCCAGCCCTATTATTACAGCGTTTAAACTATGACCAACATGGGCGAATTTTAGATTATGATGTTGAGTATTGGCGCCATGATAGCTTGCGCATCGAAGTCGATACGTTGTAA
- the phnX gene encoding phosphonoacetaldehyde hydrolase, with product MNRIEAVILDWAGTTVDFGSFAPTQIFIEAFKSVFDVDITLAQARIPMGLGKWQHIEALGKLPEVDRLWTAKFGRSMNSEDIDKIYAAFMPLQIAKVVDFAAPIAGVVDTIDTLRSQNIKIGSCSGYPRAVMEKLVPAAKALGYQSDYWVASDDLLAGGRPGPWMALQNVIELGVGSVFACIKVDDAVPGIEEGRNAGMWSIGLSVSGNEFGKTWEEYQGMSIDAVNLLKQQAAEKLYAAGAHYVIDTLADLPSVIDCINERLAKGERP from the coding sequence ATGAACCGTATTGAAGCCGTTATTCTTGATTGGGCAGGAACCACTGTAGATTTTGGCTCTTTTGCACCTACTCAGATTTTCATCGAAGCATTTAAATCTGTGTTTGATGTGGACATTACATTGGCTCAAGCACGTATTCCTATGGGATTGGGTAAATGGCAACATATTGAAGCATTAGGAAAATTACCAGAAGTCGATAGGTTGTGGACAGCAAAATTTGGTCGCTCAATGAACAGTGAAGACATTGATAAAATCTATGCGGCCTTTATGCCATTGCAAATTGCGAAGGTTGTCGATTTTGCAGCACCAATCGCTGGCGTTGTCGACACAATCGATACATTACGCAGCCAAAATATTAAGATTGGTTCTTGTTCGGGTTACCCTCGTGCCGTGATGGAAAAATTAGTGCCAGCAGCAAAGGCGTTGGGCTACCAATCCGACTATTGGGTCGCGAGTGATGACCTACTTGCTGGTGGTCGCCCGGGACCTTGGATGGCATTACAGAACGTCATTGAACTGGGTGTTGGTTCCGTATTCGCCTGTATCAAAGTGGATGATGCTGTTCCCGGCATTGAAGAAGGGCGCAATGCAGGAATGTGGAGTATCGGGTTATCGGTTTCGGGTAATGAATTCGGTAAAACATGGGAAGAATATCAAGGGATGTCGATTGATGCGGTGAATTTATTGAAACAGCAAGCTGCAGAGAAATTGTATGCTGCGGGTGCTCATTATGTGATTGATACTTTGGCTGATTTACCATCAGTTATTGATTGTATCAATGAGCGTTTGGCAAAAGGTGAACGTCCATAA
- the pyrB gene encoding aspartate carbamoyltransferase, whose product MPNPLYHRDIISINDLDRSDLELVLNVAASLKKQPQPEFLKHKVVASCFFEASTRTRLSFETAIHRLGASVVGFSDSTNTSLGKKGETLADTISVISQYVDAIVMRHPQEGAARLASQFAGQIPVINAGDGSNQHPTQTLLDLFTIQETQGRLENLQIAMVGDLKYGRTVHSLTQALSKFDGNHFYFIAPEALSMPNHILHILEEKGATYSLHNNIDEVMPELDILYMTRVQKERLDPSEYANVKAQFILSAADLHCAKPNLKVLHPLPRVDEIAVDVDNTPYAYYFQQAGNGIYARQALLSLVLNKELAI is encoded by the coding sequence ATGCCGAACCCTTTATACCACCGCGATATCATCTCAATTAATGATTTAGACCGTTCAGACCTTGAGTTAGTGCTTAACGTCGCTGCTTCATTAAAAAAACAGCCACAACCTGAGTTTCTAAAGCATAAAGTCGTCGCAAGTTGTTTCTTTGAAGCCTCTACACGCACACGTTTGTCATTCGAAACGGCGATTCATCGCTTAGGGGCGTCTGTTGTTGGTTTCTCTGATAGCACCAACACTTCACTCGGCAAGAAAGGCGAAACTCTGGCAGATACCATCTCTGTCATCAGCCAATACGTGGATGCAATTGTCATGCGCCACCCTCAAGAAGGCGCCGCTCGCCTCGCTAGCCAGTTTGCAGGCCAAATCCCTGTCATTAATGCAGGCGATGGTTCAAACCAACATCCCACACAAACGTTACTCGACTTGTTTACTATCCAAGAAACTCAAGGCCGTTTAGAAAACCTGCAAATTGCCATGGTCGGTGACCTAAAATATGGCCGAACCGTGCATTCCTTAACCCAAGCGCTGTCTAAATTTGACGGTAATCACTTCTACTTTATTGCCCCTGAAGCGCTTTCAATGCCAAACCATATTCTGCACATTTTAGAAGAAAAAGGCGCAACCTACAGCCTCCATAATAATATTGATGAAGTGATGCCAGAACTCGACATCCTGTATATGACCCGCGTACAAAAAGAGCGTCTCGACCCTTCTGAATACGCGAATGTTAAGGCGCAATTTATTTTAAGTGCCGCTGACCTGCATTGTGCAAAACCGAATTTAAAAGTCTTACACCCACTGCCTCGTGTTGATGAAATCGCGGTAGATGTAGATAACACACCGTATGCTTACTATTTCCAGCAAGCAGGAAATGGGATTTATGCAAGGCAAGCATTGTTATCTCTGGTTTTAAATAAAGAATTGGCTATCTGA
- a CDS encoding heavy-metal-associated domain-containing protein: MINLTIPKMACGGCAKSITKIILDIDANALVETDTSTKKVQITSNMEESIFRTALSAAEYPADPA, translated from the coding sequence ATGATTAATCTGACAATACCTAAAATGGCTTGTGGTGGCTGCGCTAAGTCAATCACAAAAATTATATTGGATATTGATGCTAATGCACTGGTAGAAACTGACACTTCAACCAAAAAAGTGCAAATTACCAGCAATATGGAGGAAAGTATTTTCCGTACCGCGCTCAGTGCGGCAGAATACCCAGCAGATCCGGCGTAA
- the phnS gene encoding 2-aminoethylphosphonate ABC transporter substrate-binding protein, giving the protein MKRTYLAGLLMAAFCSTSVFAADVVTVYSADGLHDGNNSWYKNQFEAFTKQTGIKVQYVESGSGAIVERLSKERTNPQADVLITVPPFIQRAAKNQLLAEFTPETAANIPNSNHYYTPLVNNYLTFIYNAKLLKSPPENWNALLDPRFKNKLQYSTPGQAGDGTAVMLQAFHSFNSKDAGFDYLGKLQENNVGPSASTGKLTALVNKGELYVANGDLQMNLSQMGRNPNVQIFWPKDANGERSALVLPYVIGLVNNAPETENGKKLINFLLDKPSQSRVSELSWGMPVRSDVTPSDKQYHTALQKLEGVKTWQPNWDEVEVSLSDDISRWQKVTDGE; this is encoded by the coding sequence ATGAAACGCACCTATTTAGCAGGCCTATTAATGGCAGCCTTTTGCTCTACCTCTGTTTTTGCCGCTGATGTTGTCACTGTTTACTCCGCTGATGGACTACACGATGGCAATAATAGTTGGTATAAAAATCAGTTCGAGGCATTCACCAAGCAAACAGGTATCAAAGTACAGTATGTTGAAAGTGGTTCAGGGGCGATCGTTGAAAGGCTCTCTAAAGAGCGCACCAATCCACAAGCGGATGTACTCATCACCGTTCCGCCATTTATCCAACGTGCAGCAAAAAACCAACTATTAGCTGAATTTACCCCCGAAACTGCGGCTAATATTCCTAATTCAAACCACTATTACACACCATTGGTCAATAACTACCTGACCTTTATCTATAATGCCAAACTGCTTAAATCCCCACCTGAAAACTGGAACGCCCTACTCGATCCTCGCTTTAAAAATAAACTGCAATATTCAACCCCAGGACAAGCTGGAGACGGTACTGCAGTGATGCTACAAGCTTTCCACAGTTTTAATAGCAAAGATGCAGGGTTTGATTACCTCGGTAAATTGCAAGAAAATAACGTTGGCCCATCGGCTTCCACCGGTAAGCTCACTGCACTGGTCAATAAAGGGGAACTTTATGTCGCGAATGGCGACTTACAAATGAATTTATCTCAAATGGGACGTAACCCTAATGTCCAAATTTTTTGGCCGAAAGATGCCAACGGGGAGCGTAGTGCGCTGGTTTTACCCTATGTTATCGGCCTAGTTAACAATGCTCCCGAAACAGAAAACGGTAAAAAACTGATTAATTTCCTTTTGGATAAACCATCACAAAGCCGTGTTAGTGAGCTTTCATGGGGTATGCCTGTTCGTTCCGATGTCACACCATCCGATAAACAGTATCACACTGCTCTTCAGAAGTTAGAAGGCGTGAAAACTTGGCAACCTAATTGGGATGAAGTTGAAGTTTCCCTATCCGATGATATTTCACGTTGGCAGAAAGTCACTGACGGTGAGTAA
- the pyrI gene encoding aspartate carbamoyltransferase regulatory subunit — translation MTHDHKLQVEAISHGTVIDHIPAQIGFKLLKLFKLTKTDERITIGLNLPSSNLGKKDIIKIENTFLTPEQANQLAMYAPEATVNRIEDYQVVEKLELTLPHYIDNVLICPNSNCISHNEPVSSSFRVKKIGKEVALTCKFCEKEFDRDAVINNQ, via the coding sequence ATGACACACGACCATAAATTACAAGTTGAAGCAATCAGCCACGGTACCGTTATTGACCACATTCCTGCTCAAATTGGTTTCAAATTACTAAAATTGTTTAAGCTAACAAAAACAGACGAACGCATCACGATTGGCTTAAATTTGCCATCAAGCAATCTAGGCAAAAAAGACATTATCAAAATCGAAAATACCTTTTTAACCCCAGAGCAAGCTAATCAATTAGCCATGTATGCCCCTGAAGCCACCGTTAACCGTATTGAAGATTACCAAGTGGTAGAAAAACTTGAACTCACACTGCCTCACTATATCGACAATGTGTTAATTTGCCCAAACAGCAACTGTATTAGCCATAATGAACCTGTATCAAGCAGTTTCCGCGTGAAAAAAATCGGCAAAGAAGTCGCACTGACGTGTAAATTCTGCGAAAAAGAGTTCGATAGAGACGCTGTGATCAATAACCAATAG
- the argF gene encoding ornithine carbamoyltransferase produces the protein MNPLYNKPFLRLLDFSSSEIHSLLKLSSWLKSEKKAGTEQPLLSGKNFALIFEKDSTRTRCAFEVGAFDQGARVTYLGPSGSQIGHKETMKDTARVLGRMYDGIQYRGFAQNTVELLAAHSGVPVWNGLTNEFHPTQLLADLLTIQEHQPNTPFSDIKFAYLGDARNNMGNSMLEAAALTGLDLRLVAPKSCWPDEDLVKTCQALAQKTGAKITLTEDVAEGVKDADFLYTDVWVSMGEAKEVWAQRINLLKPYQVNMDVIKLTGNPNVKFLHCLPAFHNEDTTLGAQLAKEFNMFGGLEVTEEVFESPYSIVFDQAENRLHTIKAVMVATLAPELPINIF, from the coding sequence ATGAATCCCCTATATAATAAACCTTTTCTAAGGTTACTTGATTTTAGTTCTAGCGAAATTCATTCACTTTTAAAACTCTCTTCTTGGTTAAAATCAGAAAAAAAAGCGGGCACAGAACAGCCCCTACTTTCAGGTAAAAACTTTGCGCTTATTTTTGAAAAAGATTCAACACGGACACGCTGTGCATTTGAAGTTGGCGCATTTGACCAAGGGGCTAGAGTCACGTATTTAGGGCCTTCCGGCAGCCAAATCGGTCATAAAGAAACCATGAAAGATACCGCTCGAGTCTTGGGCAGGATGTATGACGGCATTCAATACCGTGGATTCGCCCAAAACACAGTAGAACTCTTAGCCGCGCACTCGGGAGTGCCTGTATGGAATGGACTAACTAACGAATTCCATCCCACACAGTTATTAGCCGACCTGCTGACCATCCAAGAACACCAACCAAATACGCCATTCTCAGACATTAAATTTGCCTATTTAGGTGATGCGCGTAACAACATGGGTAATTCGATGCTAGAAGCCGCTGCACTCACAGGTTTAGATTTACGCCTTGTTGCGCCAAAAAGTTGCTGGCCAGATGAAGACTTAGTGAAAACTTGCCAAGCACTGGCTCAAAAAACGGGGGCTAAAATCACACTCACGGAAGATGTCGCCGAAGGCGTTAAAGATGCCGATTTTCTCTATACCGACGTGTGGGTATCGATGGGCGAAGCCAAAGAAGTATGGGCACAGCGCATTAATTTATTGAAGCCATATCAAGTAAATATGGATGTAATTAAACTCACTGGCAACCCGAATGTGAAGTTCCTACATTGCTTACCTGCATTTCATAATGAAGACACCACGTTAGGTGCGCAATTAGCTAAAGAATTCAATATGTTTGGCGGCTTAGAAGTTACGGAAGAAGTCTTTGAATCCCCGTATAGCATTGTGTTTGACCAAGCAGAAAACCGCTTACACACTATCAAAGCGGTGATGGTAGCGACATTAGCGCCAGAACTTCCTATTAATATTTTTTAA
- the phnU gene encoding 2-aminoethylphosphonate ABC transporter permease subunit produces the protein MSHISVPKGSSITIKPIYWILPPLLVLATLFFYPLLLIAQQALQNETGGWGLDAFWQLIESKRFINGLWNTLYIAIFATLGCLVIGSVLSLILVFIPFPGSRFITQVIDTFIALPTFLITLAFTFIYGSAGLLNGTLMALFDFELPPVDFLYSIHGVILAEITVFTPLVMHPLMAALRQIDKSQLEAASILGAHPARVIAKVIFPAALPALLAGGSLCLLLTTNEFGIVLFIGAKGVNTLPMMVYSKAILESDYAVACMIALINILLSLGLFFLYRMATTRLGVRN, from the coding sequence ATGTCACATATTAGCGTGCCAAAAGGTTCATCAATAACGATAAAGCCCATTTATTGGATATTGCCCCCATTGCTGGTGTTAGCTACGCTGTTTTTTTATCCCTTATTGTTGATAGCCCAACAAGCACTGCAAAATGAAACCGGAGGATGGGGGTTAGATGCATTTTGGCAACTGATTGAGTCAAAACGCTTTATTAATGGGTTATGGAATACTCTCTACATTGCCATTTTTGCCACCTTAGGCTGCCTTGTGATAGGCAGTGTTTTATCGCTGATCTTGGTGTTTATTCCTTTTCCGGGAAGCCGTTTTATCACTCAAGTAATTGATACTTTTATTGCCCTACCGACTTTTTTGATCACCCTCGCTTTCACCTTTATTTATGGTTCTGCTGGGCTACTCAATGGCACCTTGATGGCATTGTTTGATTTCGAACTGCCCCCCGTTGATTTCCTTTATTCCATTCATGGGGTGATCTTAGCAGAAATTACCGTTTTTACCCCTCTGGTCATGCACCCTCTCATGGCAGCATTGCGCCAAATAGACAAGAGCCAGTTAGAAGCCGCCAGTATTTTAGGTGCGCACCCTGCGCGGGTGATCGCGAAAGTCATTTTTCCTGCAGCACTTCCCGCTCTATTAGCCGGTGGCAGCCTGTGCCTACTGCTAACCACCAATGAATTTGGCATCGTACTGTTTATCGGGGCGAAAGGCGTCAATACCTTGCCTATGATGGTCTACAGTAAAGCGATATTAGAGTCAGATTATGCGGTGGCATGCATGATTGCCTTAATTAACATCTTGCTTTCACTCGGGTTATTTTTCCTATACAGAATGGCGACCACTCGCCTTGGAGTAAGGAATTAA
- the phnT gene encoding 2-aminoethylphosphonate ABC transport system ATP-binding subunit PhnT, translating to MLMKRKVTTAIQQTEHSGITLESLRVSYHNNVVLKPLDLTIDPGEILVLIGPSGSGKTTVLRAIAGFAQPDSGRILLGDTDITHLPPYQRGLGMVVQNYALFPHMKVEENVAFGLRAQKQPKALINERVVEALKIVGMTDYATRYPHQLSGGQQQRVAIARAIAVRPRVLLLDEPLSALDAQIRHNMVEEIARLHRELPELTILYVTHDQTEALALGDKIGIMKEGYLVAHGEKNALYHRPPNRFAAEFLGRANILAATALGFSTSPGKVNVSCGGTLLEAHTLGMRAGTHKWVCIRPQHLTLLPNTNTTNQLQATLTSIRWQGDLTHLICDVAGETVSVAVTHLASPPAVGDKLTLWFSPADTVLIEE from the coding sequence ATGTTGATGAAACGAAAAGTCACTACAGCAATACAGCAAACCGAACACTCTGGGATCACATTAGAGTCTTTACGTGTCTCTTATCATAATAATGTCGTGCTTAAGCCCCTAGACTTAACCATCGACCCCGGGGAAATATTGGTGTTGATTGGCCCATCAGGTTCAGGGAAAACCACGGTATTGCGTGCTATTGCAGGGTTCGCTCAACCAGATAGCGGGCGCATTTTATTGGGTGATACGGATATCACCCACCTTCCCCCGTATCAACGCGGACTTGGCATGGTCGTGCAAAACTACGCACTCTTTCCCCACATGAAAGTGGAAGAGAATGTCGCGTTTGGTTTGCGAGCACAAAAACAGCCCAAAGCACTGATTAATGAGCGAGTCGTTGAAGCCCTTAAAATTGTTGGAATGACGGATTACGCAACCCGCTATCCTCACCAACTCTCAGGGGGGCAGCAACAGCGGGTTGCGATTGCGAGAGCAATTGCCGTAAGGCCTCGAGTCCTGTTACTTGATGAACCACTTTCCGCGCTCGATGCACAGATCCGCCACAATATGGTCGAAGAAATCGCCCGTTTACACCGTGAACTGCCTGAATTGACTATTCTTTACGTCACCCATGACCAAACGGAAGCACTCGCACTTGGTGACAAAATTGGCATCATGAAAGAGGGCTACTTAGTCGCACATGGTGAGAAAAATGCCTTATATCACCGCCCACCCAACCGTTTTGCCGCTGAGTTTTTAGGCCGAGCCAATATTCTAGCCGCTACCGCGCTCGGTTTTTCAACAAGCCCTGGGAAAGTGAATGTCAGTTGTGGTGGAACATTGCTGGAAGCCCATACATTAGGTATGAGAGCGGGTACACACAAATGGGTGTGCATTCGCCCGCAACACCTCACTCTATTGCCAAATACCAATACCACTAATCAGCTACAAGCTACATTAACGTCTATTCGCTGGCAGGGAGATTTAACCCATTTAATTTGTGATGTTGCTGGAGAAACCGTGAGTGTTGCCGTTACCCATTTGGCCTCACCACCTGCAGTAGGCGATAAACTCACTTTATGGTTTTCACCTGCAGATACCGTTTTAATTGAGGAATAA
- a CDS encoding fimbrial protein produces the protein MCLLKKSSLALLLCVSLPALSAVQNMPINIKGTFSNVTQPCNDAKLENTTNFGAINTLEKVGDETAYRNSGYLSFSCEFPADAKLTFVANNAPNSPEAFKTSSDAFGVKLKYNSTEIKPGQSDDIKVVKGGNTIYFYTSVARLSANGPNDFGNHTFDITGNLAITYQ, from the coding sequence ATGTGTTTGCTAAAAAAAAGCAGCCTAGCACTCTTACTGTGTGTATCTTTACCTGCTCTATCCGCCGTTCAAAATATGCCAATCAATATCAAAGGGACGTTCTCAAACGTGACCCAGCCTTGTAATGATGCCAAGCTTGAAAATACAACAAATTTTGGTGCTATCAATACATTAGAAAAAGTGGGTGATGAAACCGCATACCGTAACTCGGGTTATTTAAGTTTTTCATGCGAATTCCCTGCAGATGCGAAACTCACTTTCGTCGCCAACAATGCGCCAAATTCACCTGAAGCATTTAAAACCTCAAGTGATGCATTTGGTGTGAAATTAAAATATAACAGCACCGAAATTAAACCTGGTCAATCTGATGATATTAAAGTAGTTAAAGGCGGAAATACTATTTACTTCTATACCAGTGTTGCTCGTTTATCCGCAAATGGCCCTAATGACTTTGGTAATCACACTTTTGATATTACTGGTAACTTAGCGATTACTTACCAGTAA
- the rraB gene encoding ribonuclease E inhibitor RraB has protein sequence MVDKAELDAQYEETRLIIEELLEDGSDPDALYAIEHHFSADNFALLEKAAVEAFKLGYEVTDAEELEIETGETLMCCDVISESALNAELIDAQVEQLMKLAEKMGINYDGWGTYFEDPDAEYDDEDGDDIGPEDRVH, from the coding sequence ATGGTAGATAAAGCTGAACTCGATGCGCAGTACGAAGAAACTCGCTTGATTATCGAGGAATTACTGGAAGATGGCAGCGATCCTGATGCATTGTATGCAATTGAGCATCATTTCTCTGCGGACAACTTTGCGCTGTTAGAAAAAGCGGCGGTTGAAGCTTTTAAACTCGGCTACGAAGTCACGGATGCGGAAGAACTCGAAATTGAAACGGGTGAAACCCTGATGTGCTGTGATGTGATCAGTGAAAGTGCATTAAATGCAGAGCTGATTGACGCACAGGTTGAGCAATTAATGAAACTGGCTGAGAAAATGGGCATCAACTATGATGGTTGGGGCACATATTTTGAAGACCCAGATGCAGAGTATGACGATGAAGACGGTGACGATATCGGCCCTGAAGATCGCGTCCACTAG